The sequence below is a genomic window from Cicer arietinum cultivar CDC Frontier isolate Library 1 chromosome 6, Cicar.CDCFrontier_v2.0, whole genome shotgun sequence.
TAATGATGTTTTCAAAAGCAAAAGATAAATTTTCCTTAAAATTTCCCCCATAAAGATGAATGTTAGTAAAAAATGATTGATTTTCAACAAAACTAACATCCATGgttaaaaaattctttttgattttggttcaaaacaccGATATCCCTTCTGAGTTGGAGAGTAACCAGTAACCACACATTTTATTGCTCGTGTCTCAATTTTGTCAAGTTGTTTATGTGCACGAACAAAAGCAGTGCAATCAAAAACTTTTAGTGGCAAATCAGCAGAGACACTAGTCAATGGAAAATAATTTCGAAAAACATCAAGAGGGGTATGGAAATCTAAAACTTTAGATGGCattctattaattaaatatgatgcaGTTAAAACAACTTCATCCCACAAATATTTTGGAACCttatttgcaaatagtaaagcttTAGCAACCTCAAGAAGATGTTTATTATTTCTCTCTGCAATTCTATTTTGTTGGCGTGTATTAACACATGAACTTTGATGAACAACCccatttgcaagaaaaaaatcggacaaaagtatattaaaatattctttaccaCTATCCCTTCTGAAGacttaaatatttgtttgatattgagtgtgcaccattttaaagaaatttttgacaACCTGTTCAACTTtcgatttttctttcaatagataaacccaacaaattctagtatgatcatcaataaaagttataaaccatttttttattagaaaatgtgtttattctaTTAAGACCCTAAACATCACTATAAATAACTGCAAATggttttgattgtttatatggTTGTGTAGAAAAAGAAGAATGATGATGTTTAGCAAATTCACAAGTTTGACAATGAAATAAAGACGGGTCtttcttagaaaataatttaggaaacaaatgTTTCAGATACGAAAAAATAGGATGTCCTAACCGTAAATGccataacataatatcatcattattagaaagaacaaaaatagattcaaagCAAGTACTCATTTTTTGTTGGTCTTTGAAGTCGAGTCGATTGTCAAGATAATAGAGTCCTCCACTCTCCTTAGCATTGCCAATTATCTTCCCCGTGCTCAAATCCTTAAAAGTGCAATGAGAATGAAAGAAGTTAGCTTGACAATTTATATCCTTTGTTAGTTTAGTAATGGATAACAGATTACATGATAAATTGGGAACATGTAAGATATCTTTTAAGGTTAGCACAGGTGACAGAATAACAGAACATTTCCTTGCAATGACTGAAAGAGAGCCATCTGCAATTGTAATTTTGTGGTTACCTGCACAAGGACTATAAGAAGAAAACATACTCGACTCTCCAGTCATATGATCAGTAGCACCAGAATCGATAATCCAAGTATGGCTGGGAGTGACACTAAGTAGAGCAGTATTTGGAAAATTACCTCTCTAAGCTATAGAACAATAAGAAGTTTGAGACTCAAGGAGTTTGTACAATTGATCTAATTGTTCTTTGGTGAAAGGAGATGGGCTTGAAGGAGACTGTTTCTCTTGATCAGAGGTACCAGCTTGGAGGGCATGACCTTCGTttcctcattttttttcttccaatttagaGGTTTTCCATGCAGCTTCCAACATGTATCACGTGTGTTCCATGGACGTTTGCAATGTTCGCACCATGGTTTCGTGCTATCTCTCTTCCCGTCTTCATTCTTAGTGACCAGGGTAGAGCTTTCAACCTCAACTACAAAAGGTGACTTACCCATCATAACACATTGTCTCGCCTCTTCTCTTCTAACTTCTAAGAACGCTTCCCGAAGTGATGGCAATGGAATTTTTCCCAATATTCTGCCTCAGACTTCATCAAGCCGTTTATTAAGTCCAACCAAGAACATGAATACTCGATCGTTCTTCTGTCTCTTAAGAAACAAAACATTGTCGTCACAACACTTCCAATGATCATCGTTGCCGAGATCCAATTCTTGCCATAGTGTCATCAACTCATTATAATAGGTAGTGACATCTCCTTGTTTGGCATGCCATAATCGTGATTTGAGATTgaaaatttgagaagaattcTGAATGTCAGAATATGTTTCTTTGACAGCCTCCCAAACTTCCTTCGCAGTAGCAAAAACATAAAAGGTTTTCTAATCATTGATTCCATATTACTAAGCAACCAAACAACAATAACATAGTTCTCAGATTTCCAAAACTTGTAATTCGGATTAGTTGTGATAGGCATTTGCACCTCTCATGTGAGGAAACCATATTTTCCCTTACCGTCTAATATCAATCTTGCAGTTTGGGACCATTCgatataattttttccattcaGTTTCTGGATTTCAACCTTGAGGGCATGAGAAGTTCCCTCATGGccaaaaaaattggaaaaaccACTCTTACCACCACTGCTGCCGCCTGGGCCGCTGCCACTGTCTAAACCAATATTGTCGGCGTTGTTGACTACTTCTGATTTGTCACCCAAACCATTGTCGATGTTGACTACTTCTAATTTTTCACCCAAACCATCGTCGTTGTTGTCACCGCTACCCATAAAGACTGCCATTAGGTAGATAAAAAATAAGTAGGGTCGACCTTTAGCTCAATTGGTTAAAGTGTCACAAGGTCGGAGGTTTAACCCTTTTAGTTTTAGAGCCCCAAACCCCACTAGGTTGTGGAACCCTAACCAAAAGTTCTTGCTACCATaaagaaagtaaaagaaaatactttcatattttattactacgaccctaagctgtttatataaaaaagaaattacaataataatactgagtaataatgacaaaattataaaataaaaataaacataataatataaaataaaagagaataaaaccTGGTTTCTCTTTATTCTTCAACATAATCATTGGTGAGAGATGaaaaaatatcactaatttATGTAATAGGCAAACTGTTTCCATTACCAATTTGTATTTGGACATTACCAGAATAACTTGTAATATTGGTAAGGGCAACAACATTGTTGATCATATGATTAGATTCCCCTGAGTCAAAATACCAAAGAGAATCAGAGAAAGTTACATTACCTGAAAAACCCAAAGTAGAAAAGGCTGAAATGATCATTTTTTGAACCATTTCAGGGGTTAAGGCTGGAACGGTGGAATGGGGATTCTGTTTGACATAAATCGAAGCTGTAGAAAGACCAACAGATGCAGTGAAGCTGTTGCAGTTTTCTTCGGTGGTCAGGTTGGACATTCTTTAATGATATGACCGTCCTATTTGCTGTAATTACATAACTTTTTAGGAACGTTGGAAGCAAAATGTACATGTCCTTTGCAACAGAAACATTGGGCAACACTCATGCCTCGTCCACAAGGTCGGCCTTGTACCACATATGCCACAGGGAGAGAAACGACCTTTTGTTGTTCCATGGTTGTTTGATTGAAAAGACATTGTTCCTCACGAAGAGTATCCAAGGATGGGGCAGTAGCTCGATTCCTGATATTGGACCTTAGTCCCTCAAAACCATATCTCAATTTCATCAAAAATTGATCGCGTTTGGTAATCTTGTGAACTTTTTGCACAATAATTTTCCCTTCACTTGACAAATCTTTATAGACAATGTTACTGTATTCAGCCCAAGGATTCATAAAATGAGAATAAAACTTTGAAATAGAAAGACTTTCCTGTTGAAAATTTGCAATCTCATGTTCAAGCAGGAACCGCCGAGCAGCATTGTCTTGGCTGTATATTTTCTTCAAGTAGTTCCACATCTTTGTTGTCGTAGCGAAAGGTAAGAGATTGAGAACGATATTAGGATCAACATAACCTATGATCTATGCCATGACTTGTGCATCTTTGACTTCCCATTTGACATATGCATCCTTCTTCGTCTTCTTAGGGGCATAATCGTTTGACATGACTCTAAAGCTTTTTTCCTTTGTCAACAATCTGGAGCTGAAACACCCATGTAGAGTAGTTTTTTCCATTAAGACGCACAAAAAGGATATCATGCTTGTCGGTGAACACGATGCTAAGGGAAACAAATGAAGATAACTCAGGAGATGTTAACTGTAAAACTGAGAATGTAGAAACAACAGCAAAATTGTGATTGTCGTCGACAAGGAACTaagatttcaagaaaaaatagagCCGAAATAACAAGGAAACTATGATTGACGTCAACAAGGAGCTATgatttcaagaagaaaaaaaatcgagGAACTCAAGATTTGATAGTAGAAAACAGAGAAATCTGATTTGAATCACAACCTAGTTTGATACCATATTAAACTCATAATTTCTTGGTAAAATGTGTAATTTTCATTGGAGAATTCTCCTTTAAATAATGTTGTTACAGAATAATATGAGTCTTACTATAACGGTTAATCTACAGTTGGACTAATTAATTATGagaataattacataattacaAAAATCATCAAATCTGCACAATTAGTGATTATGAAACTGTCAATTCCATTGACATGAGTTTGGGGTCACAACCGACAAATACACAGATTTGAATGTCTACAAGTATTGTCTTACAAAATTCTCACACCCAAATAATGGAATGAGAAGTTGAAGGACAATGAAgattagaaaggaaaaaaaaaaaaaaaaaaggaacaagATGTATACATTTATATGACCTGTAACCTATGCACACCAAATAAATACAGCTCTGAAAAAAAGCAAGGAAGCTGATAAAAGATACACCTCCTTGCTGAAAGCAAATAAATGCATATGGGACATTATTCAGCAAACGATCTGATTGATAATTGTTTCCCTTAAATAACACACTGATCCAACCATAAATATTGTAGCCAATCCATGGTCAAGAAAGCTGCTAGggcaactttttttttaaagatcttGTATATATTTATCAAGAAGCTTAACTATATGAGAAATACCATCCTTTCTATCATGAATCAACAACCAGCAGCCTTCAAGAAATTATCATATGGGCGTGATGCTGGTAGTTGAAAGAAGGCGGCCTGATGCTGATATGCTGTTGCACAAAGTCTTGGACCAGTCTCAGGCAATGTGCTGGGTGGAGTAGATCCTACATTTGAATCCAAGAATGGATTTCCACTCTGCAATTCAAATGGAAAAGGAATAAGTTGTTTGTTGTAGGAAACAAGATCACTTCAGCTTTTCAAAAATAGATGACAATGGCATCCAGGAAATAGGTCAGTGTAAAATTTAGGCTTAATTACTCCATTGGTCCATGAACTATTTAGAAATTTCTAAGTAGGTCTTTGAACTAAAAAAGTGTGCAATTACGTCATTGAACTTGTCAATCATTTTAAGGTCTTGAAATTTAATCAGGTCCCtaaactttataaataatttatgattagGTGACTAGTTCAGAGACctaattacaaattatttaaatgaactTTTAAATAGTTTGTAACTGAGCCTCTGAACTTGTCACTTgattacaatttatttaaatttctagGACCCAATTAAAATTCAAGAACCCAATTGTAAAAGAGTGACAAGTTGAGGACCTAACTACACACTTTTAGTTCAATGACCTATTTAGAAATTCTCAAATAGTTCAGAGACcaacaaataattaaacctCAAATTTCATGATTAAATCTTTACTTCAAAAAGTACAGTTTGAAGTGCCCAAAATAAATCACAGATGAAGAGATCTCAAAGCGAgcaatatttatttcaaattcaaaattgcaGAAAGTAAAGCAGTACCAAAGGAGGCAAACTCTGTTGAACATTGGAATTTGTGGGTTCTTCCTTTCCCTGGTTGTAATGAGGAACAGGAATCCTAAATGAAATGCCATGAAATGGATGGGCACCCATGAATGTTGAAATCTTCTGTTGCTTTCCTGCGAGGAGGGCCTCACAATGGAGAGCCATTTCTTTATATGGCATGTTAGAAGGTGTTGAAACAGAAATCCTTCCTACATGATGTGTTGTTTCCAAAACCTGCagatgaattataatttttataacattaattttCAGAATTAATAATACAActagatgaaaatattaaagaaatgGTTGAGTGTTGAagagaatattttttaaaacacagaATTTATTCTATTCTCAACAGTCAATATAGctataaaaaacacaaaattcaGCCTGGATCCAGAATTTGACAAATTGACTAGTCAATATGGAACACAGTAGAAAGAATGCCCAGATAAAAAGCATGTCCATTAACATGGAAATGGACACACAGCCATCACGAACACTATGACACTACAAAATTCAGTCCTATAGGATTTGAAGTGTCCTAATATCCTAGAGAGCATGGACAGACACCCAAGTACTCAACATATTTGAAATGTAATATAAGAATTTTGTGCCAGGTCCTGTATGACACAAGTGTCCAACACTGACAAGGCTCCATTTGTTGGAGCTTTACTGCTTGTGTCATGTCTAAAGAAGTCTCTGATATGTGACCGAATTAAATACAACTTTTTCATTCCTCGTTTTCCTTTGCATTAAAACTTGTTTTAGACTATCAAGAGAGTACTGCCACTGTTTTCAGTTCATTCATGGctaactaataaattaaaattttaaaacacaaaaCCTTCCAAGCTTTAGAGATTGAGATCCTTCCGTTACATCTACTCTTATTTTTTTGATAGGTTCCACAACATCTACTCTGATTCTCAACAGGAAAATACCCGCATATTTGTGGATTtgatatgaaatttatttttgtttctataaAACTGAATGAATATAAGCATATCTTTTTAGTTTAGTCTTGCCAAGATCAGGAAATACACTTGACTTTTATGTGAAAGCCATTTTCGTGACTCTCCAACCCAATAGCTTAAGTTATTAAGTGTAGGTCACGAATGGTTTATATTTCCAAGAGTGAACACCCATACTTGTCTCTCagaaaaaatatgaaaaccTATTTGATCCCTCAGAAAGAAAAGTATCATTTTGattctcaaaaaatttaaatgtaagtCAAAAAAGTCTTTGATGGGGACTAAAATATCCTAAAAAGGATTACTCTAACAGATATTTGAGAACCAAATCAGTACTTTTCATTTCTCAGGGACCAAATAGGTCTCGGTGTTTTTTCTCAAGAAGCAGCTTATGTGTTTACTCTGTTTGCAATTTGTTCTCAACAAGTGTTGTACAAGCACAGAAACCACTCAAACTGACCATAGAAGATTTAGGGTGATTGAAAGAGTTTATTTATACCTTATTTGTGCTTTACTTATGCGACAAGCAGTTAAGTAAATGTTTAGGAGAACTAATAAATATTGGTTATGACATgtatataaattgttttcaggTTATTTCAATAAGATCTTCTAGGTAACTTATAAAAACAACTTACAATTTATATGAAAGCAGTTTGAAAAATATGAGTAAATTTATGTGTTTCTTGTGAGATCACACcttctatttataatgatgtTGCGATAATTACACTCTATGTCTAGGAAGTTGTGTTGACTAGGACTACTAACAATTAGTTTAAAATGTTGCACAATCAAAGTATGCTAAGGCTTACTATGCTTTGAGAATTGAAACTAAGTTTGACAGCACTTGGACTTGTTTGAGAAGAGAATGCACCATTAATGATTCATGTGTGGGTAAAAAGTCACCACCGGATTGATCATCAGCGGGAATAAAACGCGCCAataatatgattcatatgtgggAATAGAGTCACCACCGGATTGATCGTCGGTGGGAATAAGAGGCACCattaatatgattcatatgtgggAATAGAGTTACCACCGAATTGATCGTCGGTGGGAATAAAAGGATTGTCTGAGCAAATGGTACCTTGTTCTTGATACCAAGTTCCCACAGCAACAGCCCAATCTGTGTAATTGGCAAAATCGACCAATTTTTCGCAAGGAATGAGTGGAAGAGTAGTGAAACTAAAAGTGCAAGAAAAATCAACAATAGATACAGTGCCAGACATGGCGATCTATGCGAAGGGAAGATGAAAGGTTGCGGAAAAATAACCAAAAAGATGGTAAACACCTCAAAATGTGGCAAAGGGGCTCCTGATGTGGTAGGTGCTTGAAAACGATATCCGAAGATAACTGCATGCGCGGGTTTTGTAGCGGTTGGTGGGGCCCACACGCAGAGAAGGTGGAGGCGCATGTGGTGGCTATTGGCGACGGGAAAAGCATCGTCGTGCTCGTTGGAGGATTGCGCAGTGGTCTGTGGTGGTTTTAGGCAGTGGGTTGCACTAGAAAAGGTGCAGCTGGTCTTGACACAACAGTAACAGTGTAAATAAGCACAAAACTCTAGAAAAAACGTTGGTTATGGCGCAGCTGGAAAATGCAGAGAAGACAGCGGAAGGGCTGCCAGAGTTGACAATGATGGACAACTTTATGTggcaaaatattaaaagattgaAAGGTGGTGCTGCCGCCGGTAACAGTAGTGAAGCACAAAGACAAGTCACATAATCAAAAGCTACTCTAATACCATGAAAAATAGGAGTAAATTTATGTGTTTCTTGTGAGATCACACcttctatttataatgatgttgcaataattacattcaatgtcTAGGAAGTTGTGTTGACTAAGACTACTAAGAATTAGCCTAGCATGTTGCACAatcaaagaataataaaaacataaactgaattttacCACAGTAACTATATTTCTCATTTGACTACAGAAATAGcttaacataaatgttaatatgATAAATACTTAATAATTAAGCGCTTAATTAAGCTTTTTACCCAAGCGCACCCTTGATACCATGTCAAGAGCTAAATCAATCCAAAATTTACCCTGTAGGTGTATGTCTAGGAATAGTTTATCTCTAATAAGTACAACTCTAAATGTGTGTTTTGATTAGCTTATcaaaatatcatatattcaaACTTCTTAAGGCTTTGTTTGTGAATTTGGGTTGGAGGGAAAGGGAGCACTTtgaaaaaaggaaggaaaaaatgGAAAGAATGAAGAGCTTTGGGAGGAGAAGGCtttgtttttattcataaaaCAAAATCCCTCTATTTTGGAGGAACTCAAAAATTGTATTAGAGGAGGATTTTGGAGGGTTTTGAGGGACTAAGACAAATTATGCAAATAGTTTTCATGTTGTTATAATactctataaattaaaaatatattactcaTATGCATTCTTTTACCATTCTCTACAAAATCActctcttaaaaaatataaaaaatttctctcTATTTCTCTATTTTCTCCTACCTCCATAGCCTTCCCTTCTCTTCCCCTCCAAACTCCTGAACAAAGCCTTGTAACTTAATTAAGACCAAACATGTTACTAGTGTGTACATATCAATGAACAGAAAAACTTACTGAACCCAAAATGTCGTCAACACTCAACAGGCTTTGATTTTCTGAAGGCTGTTGTTGTGCATCAGCATTAGCTTGGGTTTCCAAACCACAAGCTGGAATGTCATCATCAATAGTAAATAATGGAATATCAACCTGCATAATTACATGAAGGTGAACTGTACAGGTTAAAAATTaaggtaaataatttataaaaaaaaatatgagcaGAGCTGTGCAAGTTACCATATCAGGATGCTTATCGTCCTTTAGTCCAGACTGGTAAATATTTCCTGTGGTATTAAGAGATAACTGGACTCCCAATGGACAAGCATCATCAGGTGCAAAATTATTAAGCAGCCGTTCTTTTAACATGGATGGTTCCTGCAAAATTATTAAGCAGCCGttttacaaaaaattgtaagttaATACGCTGATCCTGATAAATTGTAAGTTAGAGCAACATTAAACGATATCAAGTTGTTACATTTGAAGATTTCCCCAGACTCTGCACTATCATAGTAGCAAACGATTCATTGGACTGGCTTTCGGTTAGTCTTATGGATGAAAGTGCCTTGATAGCATCCTCGTCATCCTCTTTTGATCCATAAACCTTATTTGGCTGCCTAACAGTATCAACAACAGCTTGTATCTTGCTGTCATTAACCAGTTGCAGGAAAGGATCAACCTGAAAAGAAGcatcaaaattaaaagagaTGCAAGGGAGTGGTTTCATCACATAAAATACCACTAGGAAGTAGGTAGAAAGTTgggaaaagaaggaaaaattgaCAACTTAAAATGTTGTACAAATCAAAATGTACATACAGTTTTATCTGTCAATGCCATTTTAGCAATAGAAATGAGAGAGAGGATGTTGTAGGCCTTGGATGTGAAGATAATCATGGATGTTGCCAGTGTAAAGAGAGATCTGCGGCGTGATGCTGGCAGTTTAACTGGAAAAAAGAAGTGTTTCAAAACTAGGCACCTTAACCACGCTTTGCAATTTTAAGCCATTTAATCAAAAAgcaacttaaaataaataagaataaactATATCTAATACGAGAACATAtgacataataaataaaatatattctataacctccAGTTCTATTTGGTTGAGTACGTAAGAATTAATCTAATGAAAGTCATGAAATTCCTAACCAAACTTCCCTGTTAAGTTACAT
It includes:
- the LOC140920785 gene encoding uncharacterized protein — its product is MGKSPFVVEVESSTLVTKNEDGKRDSTKPWCEHCKRPWNTRDTCWKLHGKPLNWKKKNEETKVMPSKLRGNFPNTALLSVTPSHTWIIDSGATDHMTGESSMFSSYSPCAGNHKITIADGSLSVIARKCSVILSPVLTLKDILHVPNLSCNLLSITKLTKDINCQANFFHSHCTFKDLSTGKIIGNAKESGGLYYLDNRLDFKDQQKMKRNNKHLLEVAKALLFANKVPKYLWDEVVLTASYLINRMPSKVLDFHTPLDVFRNYFPLTSVSADLPLKVFDCTAFVRAHKQLDKIETRAIKCVVTGYSPTQKGYRCFEPKSKRIF